Proteins encoded within one genomic window of Dermatophilus congolensis:
- the fliS gene encoding flagellar export chaperone FliS gives MSTQAQLRSRYAREAVTTATPAQLVVMLYDRFLKDLSTAETALGSNDIAASHSSLMHAQEIVRELRSSLDTSIWKEGESLARLYDWVLEELMAANLEKDATHVTNARDVMQPLRDTWAEVTRSGITGEK, from the coding sequence ATGAGCACGCAGGCCCAACTCCGCAGCCGTTACGCCCGCGAGGCAGTAACCACGGCCACGCCAGCCCAACTGGTCGTCATGCTGTACGACCGCTTCCTCAAAGACCTCTCCACCGCCGAAACCGCCCTCGGCAGCAACGACATCGCTGCCAGCCACAGCAGCCTCATGCACGCCCAAGAAATCGTCCGCGAACTGCGCTCCTCCCTCGACACCTCCATCTGGAAAGAAGGCGAATCCCTCGCCCGCCTCTACGACTGGGTCCTCGAAGAACTCATGGCCGCCAACCTCGAAAAAGACGCCACCCACGTCACCAACGCCCGCGACGTCATGCAACCCCTGCGCGACACTTGGGCCGAAGTAACCCGCAGCGGCATCACCGGCGAAAAATAA
- the flgL gene encoding flagellar hook-associated protein FlgL, with protein MTSLRITQNAMNRTQMMGLNTSLSRLQGTQEQLTTGKRLNRPSDDPVGTVQALRFRSEQSQLAQFGANITDGLSRLSAGDDALSQTLSMVQKIRSTTVSALNGVNGDAQRKAFASSIRELRVGILQQANSQYAGQPLFGGTTPLDNAFDANGTYQGNTLPVLRQVSDSPGDAGQMNVGISGSDAFGTALVKGSGALDKLADAIEAGDNAGIQAGLTAVEGLNDSILNVQTSVGVRVNRLQSLENLNGRMDDSSKISLSKVEDTDFIKAAMDLSIQSNAYQAALSASAKIIQPSLMDFLR; from the coding sequence ATGACCTCGCTGCGCATCACCCAAAACGCAATGAACCGCACCCAAATGATGGGCCTGAACACCAGCCTGTCTCGACTGCAAGGAACCCAAGAACAACTCACCACCGGCAAACGCCTCAACCGCCCCTCCGACGACCCAGTCGGCACCGTCCAAGCACTCCGCTTCCGCTCCGAACAAAGCCAACTCGCCCAATTCGGCGCCAACATCACCGACGGACTCTCCCGCCTCTCCGCTGGCGACGACGCCCTCTCCCAAACCCTGAGCATGGTGCAAAAAATCCGCTCCACCACCGTCTCCGCGCTCAACGGAGTCAACGGCGACGCCCAACGCAAAGCCTTCGCCTCATCAATCCGCGAACTACGCGTGGGCATCCTCCAACAAGCCAACTCCCAATACGCAGGCCAACCCCTCTTCGGCGGAACCACCCCCTTAGACAACGCCTTCGACGCCAACGGCACCTACCAAGGCAACACCCTGCCCGTCCTACGCCAAGTCTCCGACTCACCCGGCGACGCCGGACAAATGAACGTCGGCATCAGCGGATCCGACGCCTTTGGCACAGCCCTCGTTAAAGGCAGCGGCGCCCTCGACAAACTCGCCGACGCCATCGAAGCAGGCGACAACGCCGGCATCCAAGCCGGGCTCACCGCTGTCGAAGGACTCAACGACAGCATCCTCAACGTCCAAACCAGCGTCGGCGTACGCGTCAACCGCCTCCAAAGCCTCGAAAACCTCAACGGCCGCATGGACGACTCCTCCAAAATCTCCCTCTCCAAAGTCGAAGACACCGACTTCATCAAAGCCGCCATGGACCTATCCATCCAATCCAACGCCTACCAAGCAGCCCTGTCCGCCTCAGCAAAAATCATCCAACCCTCCCTCATGGATTTCCTCCGCTAA
- a CDS encoding GDP-L-fucose synthase family protein: MPGTLDRNAKIYIAGHRGLVGSAIWRHFHDQGFTNLIGATSTELDLRDAHATHTFIHREKPHVIIDAAAKVGGILANSTYPAEFLSDNQRIQLNLMDAAATAGVEKFLFLGSSCIYPKHAEQPIREDSLLTGPLEETNIAYAIAKISGIIAIQSHRTQYGRHWISAMPTNLYGPGDNFDPQNSHVLPAMIRRFHEAKENGTDTVTIWGTGTPRREFLHVDDLAAACLTLLENYDNPAPINIGTGEDITIADLAYLVADIVGFTGTITLDPTKPDGTPRKLLDVTNIKNLGWQPRISLREGITDAYNWYKNNTTDARGANVADHTTHS, translated from the coding sequence ATGCCGGGCACCCTCGACCGCAACGCCAAAATCTACATCGCTGGCCACCGCGGCCTCGTCGGCTCCGCCATCTGGCGCCACTTCCACGACCAAGGATTCACCAACCTCATCGGCGCCACCTCCACCGAACTAGACCTCCGCGACGCACACGCCACCCACACCTTCATCCACCGCGAAAAACCACACGTCATCATCGACGCCGCAGCCAAAGTCGGCGGCATCCTCGCCAACTCCACCTACCCAGCCGAATTCCTCTCAGACAACCAACGCATCCAACTCAACCTTATGGACGCCGCCGCCACCGCCGGCGTCGAAAAATTCCTCTTCCTCGGCTCATCCTGCATCTACCCCAAACACGCAGAACAACCCATCCGCGAAGACTCCCTACTCACCGGCCCCCTGGAAGAAACCAACATCGCCTACGCCATCGCCAAAATCAGCGGCATCATCGCCATCCAATCCCACCGCACCCAATACGGCCGCCACTGGATCAGCGCCATGCCCACCAACCTCTACGGCCCCGGCGACAACTTCGACCCCCAAAACAGCCACGTCCTACCAGCCATGATCCGCCGCTTCCACGAAGCCAAAGAAAACGGCACCGACACCGTCACCATCTGGGGAACCGGCACCCCCCGACGCGAATTCCTCCACGTCGACGACCTCGCCGCAGCCTGCCTCACCCTCCTGGAAAACTACGACAACCCAGCCCCCATCAACATCGGCACCGGCGAAGACATCACCATCGCCGACCTAGCCTACCTCGTCGCCGACATCGTCGGATTCACCGGAACCATCACACTCGACCCCACAAAACCCGACGGCACCCCCCGCAAACTCCTAGACGTCACCAACATCAAAAACCTCGGCTGGCAGCCCCGCATCAGCCTGCGCGAAGGCATCACCGACGCCTACAACTGGTACAAAAACAACACCACTGACG
- the flgK gene encoding flagellar hook-associated protein FlgK: MSAFGGLFIGTSAVHAAQRGLDVTGQNIANSATEGYTRQRVNLEAVGGPGVPAFWSRYDGTGEGVKVTSVTRMNDEFLEARARNSNAALGKLEEQQKTMAALERTVGEPSDTGLQKKLQEMWNAMGAAGNSPSVTNEAPRSEALERAKGVASQLNLISNSTTTQWHDTTVELQANVTDINKMAEDVGKLNAAIRNNDIAHVPSNELLDQRDVLIKKLSTLTGATVRPAAMDAGADFPSQAVDVMIGDKALVYGTQAAQLKVNDPNNGTYPTDGSAPKPIAVQWASPAPTDPNGPAASADVGIDTGRVAGQLTNLNITIPNYMKQFDQVAATVAATVNTQQAAGYTVNGATGANLFVNGAGGGAITAGNIRVAADAVPNSIAVSAGNPKDSDPTKASLDGNNALAMSRHINDKGGADATYSAMIVQMGVETQSINRNVTVQQNVVRQAEDARDNVAGVSLNEEMTNLVRYQHSFSAAAKFIGVIDETLQTLIHMTN, translated from the coding sequence ATGTCAGCCTTCGGAGGACTCTTCATCGGCACCTCAGCGGTGCACGCCGCCCAACGCGGCCTCGATGTCACCGGCCAAAACATCGCCAACTCAGCAACCGAGGGCTACACACGCCAACGCGTCAACCTCGAAGCCGTCGGCGGCCCCGGCGTACCCGCCTTCTGGTCCCGCTACGACGGCACCGGCGAAGGCGTCAAAGTCACCAGCGTCACCCGCATGAACGACGAATTCCTCGAAGCGCGGGCACGCAACTCCAACGCTGCCCTCGGCAAACTTGAAGAACAACAAAAAACCATGGCCGCCCTCGAACGCACCGTCGGCGAACCCAGCGACACCGGCCTACAGAAAAAACTCCAAGAAATGTGGAACGCGATGGGCGCCGCCGGCAACAGCCCCAGCGTCACCAACGAAGCCCCCCGCTCCGAAGCCCTCGAACGCGCCAAAGGTGTGGCCTCTCAACTCAACCTTATCAGCAACTCCACTACCACCCAATGGCACGACACCACCGTCGAGCTCCAAGCCAACGTCACCGACATCAACAAAATGGCCGAAGACGTCGGCAAACTCAACGCAGCAATCCGTAACAACGACATCGCCCACGTTCCCAGCAACGAACTACTCGACCAACGCGATGTCCTCATCAAAAAACTCTCCACCCTCACCGGCGCCACCGTCCGCCCCGCCGCCATGGATGCAGGAGCAGACTTCCCCAGCCAAGCCGTCGACGTCATGATCGGCGACAAAGCCCTCGTCTACGGCACCCAAGCCGCCCAACTCAAAGTCAACGACCCCAACAACGGCACCTACCCCACCGACGGCAGCGCACCCAAACCCATCGCCGTGCAATGGGCCAGCCCCGCCCCCACCGACCCCAACGGCCCAGCCGCATCAGCAGACGTCGGCATCGACACCGGCCGCGTCGCCGGGCAACTCACCAACCTCAACATCACCATCCCGAACTACATGAAACAGTTCGACCAAGTCGCCGCCACCGTCGCCGCCACCGTCAACACCCAGCAAGCAGCCGGGTACACCGTCAACGGAGCCACCGGCGCAAACCTCTTTGTCAACGGCGCCGGAGGCGGAGCCATCACCGCCGGCAACATCCGCGTCGCCGCCGACGCCGTACCCAACAGCATCGCCGTCTCAGCAGGCAACCCCAAAGACAGCGACCCCACCAAAGCAAGCCTCGACGGAAACAACGCCCTGGCCATGTCCCGCCACATCAACGACAAAGGCGGAGCCGACGCCACCTACAGCGCCATGATCGTCCAAATGGGCGTCGAAACCCAGTCCATCAACCGCAACGTCACCGTCCAACAAAACGTGGTCCGTCAAGCCGAAGACGCCCGCGACAACGTCGCCGGAGTCTCCCTCAACGAAGAAATGACCAACCTCGTCCGATACCAACACTCCTTCAGCGCCGCCGCGAAATTCATCGGAGTCATCGACGAAACCCTGCAAACCCTCATCCACATGACCAACTGA